From Anopheles arabiensis isolate DONGOLA chromosome 3, AaraD3, whole genome shotgun sequence, a single genomic window includes:
- the LOC120902879 gene encoding uncharacterized protein LOC120902879, with product MSEIVSCAKDTQLHSFPGLEQLASSAHVVSDGSYCQFFGSSKLFVRANKDWGIELLRIKPGTDQQPDGAGKMGSSGSRTIANVKKIMIDNLYCVACPKTAGKEEIAIGLTTGTVRFMNYKKANFTKRFDADRIAIGVTFMDFNATDDFLAAVFENGLVNVYGMKSNSKLHTLAFDKNTVKARFHPTKRFSMAIASYNGAVLLYDTQSKKTIFSQTTAHAAPCRDVGMVESYPDYLFSVGYDNVINIFDTRRKATASQIQSNYPFESLAIAEDGIHLAVGNLKGYVYGYDLRNLKDPLNMQKIHQSCVNSISFVPQPREGSNRRSMIELDESKKVTKSVRISEGGQLDANHKEQTSRRPDRLTVNDPQTPLGAVEQHDSFIGEIDLFLQRRDAPMDCLSRLSTSSRLSTDSRNSMQMAGNNLMGFLEELSDCNIDPEATDSQTQPAAESISGVDDSFVNVNRLLRRVKGDVSRRKAHGVGDNLEYIREEGSEVGDGANEVLASSNNQPAATPRVLAESQQGNTFTPLGEGKKSNVPADESEQVAEVKSDKENRTRLSTLKPEVYTSTPEASTVLLSTVSTAEKRKDSTTPVYRDSEESAMVREEIAELRKAMMEKFEQCTLRQLDAEQAMQSHLWMCMYNLWRETQSKLESLEQYVSTGLGLLLPRDEFAQQFLSMRAENESLRARLKQLEEGGKHA from the exons ATGTCGGAGATAGTATCGTGCGCAAAGGATACACAGCTGCACAGCTTCCCGGGGCTGGAGCAGCTGGCCAGCAGCGCCCATGTCGTTAGCGATGGTTCGTACTGCCAATTCTTCGGCTCCTCCAAGCTGTTTGTCCGGGCCAACAAAGATTGGGGTATCGAGCTGCTGCGGATCAAGCCAGGAACGGACCAGCAGCCGGATGGAGCTGGCAAAATGGGTAGCAGCGGTAGCCGCACGATCGCGAACGTGAAGAAGATCATGATCGACAATCTGTACTGTGTTGCCTGCCCGAAGACGGCTGGGAAGGAGGAGATTGCGATCGGGTTGACTACTGGCACGGTGCGGTTCATGAACTACAAGAAGGCAAACTTCACGAAACGGTTCGACGCCGACCGGATCGCCATCGGAGTAACGTTTATGGACTTTAACGCGACAGACGATTTTTTGGCAGCCGTGTTCGAGAACGGGCTGGTGAATGTGTATGGCATGAAGTCAAACTCTAAGCTGCACACACTCGCATTCGACAAGAA CACCGTCAAAGCACGATTTCATCCGACGAAACGGTTCTCGATGGCCATAGCGTCGTACAACGGTGCCGTTCTGCTGTACGATACGCAGTCGAAGAAAACGATATTCTCGCAGACTACTGCCCACGCTGCCCCGTGTCGCGATGTGGGTATGGTTGAATCGTATCCCGACTATCTGTTCTCGGTAGGCTATGACAATGTGATTAACATTTTCGACACCAGGAGGAAGGCGACGGCATCGCAGATCCAATCCAACTATCCTTTCGAATCGCTGGCGATCGCGGAAGATGGTATTCACCTGGCGGTGGGTAATCTGAAGGGCTACGTGTACGGGTACGACCTGCGCAACCTGAAGGACCCGCTGAACATGCAAAAGATTCACCAGAGCTGCGTGAACAGCATTTCATTTGTGCCGCAACCACGTGAAGGATCGAACCGGCGCAGCATGATTGAGCTGGACGAGTCGAAAAAGGTAACGAAAAGTGTGCGCATCAGTGAAGGAGGACAGCTGGACGCGAATCACAAAGAGCAGACCAGTCGTCGTCCCGACCGGCTTACGGTAAACGATCCTCAAACACCGCTCGGAGCAGTGGAACAGCATGACAGCTTCATCGGAGAGATCGATCTGTTTCTACAGCGCCGCGATGCACCGATGGATTGTCTCTCCCGGCTGAGTACGTCATCCCGTTTGAGCACGGACTCGCGCAACAGCATGCAGATGGCGGGCAATAATCTGATGGGCTTTCTGGAGGAACTGTCCGATTGTAATATCGATCCGGAAGCTACCGATTCTCAGACACAACCGGCCGCTGAATCGATCTCCGGTGTGGACGATAGCTTTGTGAACGTGAACCGTTTGCTTAGGCGTGTAAAAGGAGACGTTTCGAGAAGGAAAGCCCACGGTGTAGGCGATAATTTGGAGTACATTCGCGAGGAAGGATCTGAGGTAGGCGACGGAGCGAATGAAGTGTTAGCCAGTAGCAATAATCAGCCTGCTGCCACTCCAAGAGTTCTCGCAGAAAGTCAACAGGGAAACACGTTCACACCGTTGGGTGAGGGGAAAAAGAGCAACGTTCCCGCCGATGAATCGGAACAGGTCGCTGAGGTAAAATCGGACAAGGAAAATCGCACTCGCCTTTCGACGCTAAAACCGGAAGTATACACATCAACACCGGAAGCATCGACTGTGCTCCTTTCCACAGTAAGCACGGCGGAAAAACGGAAAGACTCCACAACGCCTGTCTACAGGGACAGCGAAGAGTCGGCAATGGTTCGGGAAGAGATTGCCGAACTGCGGAAAGCAATGATGGAAAAGTTTGAGCAGTGCACGTTGCGCCAGCTGGATGCGGAGCAGGCGATGCAAAGCCACCTGTGGATGTGTATGTACAATCTGTGGCGGGAAACGCAAAGCAAGCTGGAATCGTTGGAGCAGTACGTTAGCACCGGACTGGGGCTGCTGTTGCCGAGGGATGAGTTTGCGCAACAGTTTCTCAGCATGCGGGCAGAGAATGAGTCGCTGAGGGCACGCTTGAAACAGCTGGAGGAAGGCGGAAAACATGCGTAG
- the LOC120902881 gene encoding G protein-activated inward rectifier potassium channel 4: protein MDSSSAQEGLRKRPKSSDSDSQDQLTLDTRVVNKIGERNVRIYNLPQRSIRFVKDLVTTLVEEQWRYVLFVFVASYVGSWVFFAGLWYILSYAHGDLIQDSPTGERLGDGVMPCVQGATNFIGFVLFSMETQISTGYGEKVPTEECPESFGLLTIQLIVGLLIDGAILGVVYAKLVRPPQKISEMKFSRRAVICQRDGQLCFVFRICDRKWQHAIETKVTAVLLASRRTAEGEEIEKNESYLKLENDGRLVLLWPVTACHVIDRDSPLYDVSAADLLERKLEIVITITGGTMTTGQINQARTSYVPSEICWGHRFRDIVEYDARKQSYVAVNERMHEIEQVDTPLCSARQLDMLKKRLQRDVKQDRLPASARQESSIIFKDNVNSDSEPKVADSIV from the exons ATGGATTCCTCCAGTGCACAAGAAGGTCTCAGAAAGAGACCGAAAAGCAGTGATTCGGATTCGCAAGATCAGCTAACGCTCGACACACGTGTGGTGAACAAAATTGGCGAACGAAATGTGCGTATTTACAATCTTCCCCAACGGTCGATTCGCTTCGTGAAAGATCTGGTGACAACACTG GTGGAAGAGCAATGGCGTTACGTTTTGTTCGTGTTTGTCGCCAGCTACGTCGGCAGCTGGGTGTTCTTTGCCGGCCTGTGGTACATTCTTTCCTACGCTCACGGTGATCTGATTCAGGATTCACCCACCGGGGAACGGTTGGGCGATGGCGTTATGCCGTGCGTGCAGGGAGCCACCAACTTCATCGGGTTCGTGCTGTTCAGCATGGAAACGCAAATATCTACCGGATACGGCGAAAAGGTACCGACCGAGGAAtgtccggaatcgttcggacTGCTCACCATCCAGCTGATCGTGGGGCTGCTAATCGACGGTGCCATACTCGGGGTGGTGTACGCGAAGTTGGTCCGACCGCCGCAGAAAATCTCCGAAATGAAGTTCAGCCGACGGGCCGTGATCTGTCAGCGGGATGGGCAGCTGTGTTTCGTGTTTCGTATCTGCGACCGGAAGTGGCAGCATGCCATCGAGACCAAGGTGACGGCCGTCCTGCTCGCATCAAGACGCACCGCCGAGGGAGAGGAGATCGAGAAGAACGAATCCTACCTGAAGTTGGAGAACGATGGACGGTTGGTGTTGCTGTGGCCCGTTACCGCTTGTCATGTGATCGATCGCGATAGCCCGCTGTACGATGTGTCCGCGGCGGACCTGCTCGAGCGCAAGCTGGAAATTGTGATAACGATTACGGGCGGCACGATGACGACGGGGCAGATTAATCAGGCGCGCACGTCCTACGTACCGTCGGAAATATGCTGGGGCCATCGGTTCCGTGACATTGTGGAGTATGACGCACGAAAGCAGTCGTATGTGGCCGTAAACGAGCGCATGCATGAGATAGAGCAGGTCGACACGCCACTGTGCAGTGCGCGCCAGTTAGATATGTTGAAGAAACGGCTACAGCGAGATGTTAAGCAGGACCGACTTCCGGCAAGTGCTCGCCAAGAATCGAGTATCATTTTCAAAGACAATGTGAATTCCGATTCGGAGCCAAAGGTGGCCGATAGTATTGTATAA